The following coding sequences lie in one Pseudomonas sp. SL4(2022) genomic window:
- the pilB gene encoding type IV-A pilus assembly ATPase PilB: MSEAPNLTGLARQLVNAQLLSESAASQAQAQALRNKIPLVSYLVQNKLATSKAVAEVAAEQFGVPFCDLSAIEKDSQPRDLISEKLVRQHRVIPLFRRGNKLFVGVSDPTNHQAVTDVQFSTGLTTEPLLVEDDKLTDAIEKFFDTAGSGMEELGDVDLDGVDVEAVDDNKQDNNDGNSADDAPVVRFVHKMLLDAIKKGSSDLHFEPYEKAYRVRFRTDGILQEIARPPIQLAPRISARLKVMAGLDISERRKPQDGRIKMRISKSKSIDFRVSTCPTLWGEKIVMRILDSASAQMGIDALGYEESQKELYLTALKQPQGMILVTGPTGSGKTVSLYTGLNILNTVDVNISTAEDPVEINLEGINQVNVNPKQGMDFTAALKSFLRQDPDIIMVGEIRDLDTASIAIKAAQTGHMVMSTLHTNSAAETLTRLRNMGVPSFNIATSVNLIIAQRLARKLCSHCKKEVKVPRETLIEEGFPADKLDTIKLYGPVGCEHCNGGYKGRVGIYEVVKNTPALQRIIMEEGNSIDISVQMRKDGFNDLRTSALLKAMQGITSLEEVNRVTKD; this comes from the coding sequence ATGAGCGAAGCCCCCAATCTGACAGGCCTGGCCCGACAACTGGTCAATGCACAACTGCTTAGCGAAAGCGCTGCTTCCCAGGCGCAAGCACAAGCGCTGCGCAATAAGATCCCTCTGGTTTCCTACCTCGTTCAAAACAAACTGGCCACCAGCAAAGCGGTTGCGGAAGTAGCTGCCGAGCAATTTGGCGTGCCCTTCTGCGATTTGAGCGCCATAGAGAAAGACAGCCAGCCACGTGACCTGATTAGTGAAAAGCTGGTTCGCCAGCATCGGGTTATTCCGCTCTTTCGCCGAGGTAACAAGCTCTTTGTTGGGGTTTCTGACCCTACCAATCACCAGGCTGTTACCGATGTACAGTTTTCTACCGGCCTGACCACAGAGCCGCTGCTGGTTGAAGACGACAAGCTTACCGACGCCATTGAGAAATTTTTCGACACTGCCGGTAGCGGCATGGAGGAGCTGGGGGATGTCGACCTTGACGGAGTCGATGTTGAGGCAGTCGATGATAACAAGCAGGACAACAACGACGGCAACTCTGCAGACGACGCACCCGTGGTTCGCTTTGTCCACAAAATGCTGCTCGACGCGATCAAAAAGGGCTCATCCGACCTGCATTTCGAGCCTTATGAAAAAGCCTATCGCGTACGTTTTCGTACGGACGGCATTTTGCAGGAAATTGCCCGCCCGCCCATTCAGTTAGCGCCGCGCATTTCCGCCCGACTTAAGGTGATGGCCGGCCTGGATATTTCCGAGCGGCGTAAGCCGCAAGACGGACGCATTAAAATGCGTATATCCAAAAGTAAATCCATCGACTTTCGCGTCAGCACCTGCCCAACCCTTTGGGGTGAGAAAATCGTGATGCGAATTCTCGATTCGGCCAGCGCGCAGATGGGCATCGACGCCCTAGGTTATGAAGAGTCGCAAAAAGAACTGTATCTGACGGCACTGAAGCAGCCGCAAGGCATGATTCTGGTGACCGGCCCAACCGGCTCCGGCAAAACGGTCTCGCTGTATACCGGCCTGAATATTCTCAACACCGTTGACGTGAATATTTCTACCGCTGAAGACCCGGTGGAAATCAACCTTGAGGGCATCAATCAGGTGAACGTCAACCCCAAGCAGGGCATGGATTTCACCGCGGCACTCAAATCCTTCTTGCGCCAGGACCCGGATATCATCATGGTGGGCGAGATCCGCGATCTGGACACGGCCTCCATTGCCATCAAAGCCGCGCAAACCGGCCATATGGTGATGTCAACCTTGCACACCAACAGCGCCGCCGAAACCCTGACTCGTCTGCGCAACATGGGCGTTCCGTCATTCAACATTGCAACATCGGTCAACCTGATTATTGCCCAGCGCCTAGCCCGCAAGCTCTGCAGCCATTGCAAGAAAGAGGTCAAGGTGCCGCGAGAAACCCTGATTGAGGAAGGCTTTCCTGCAGACAAACTCGATACAATCAAGCTTTACGGCCCGGTCGGCTGCGAACACTGCAACGGCGGCTACAAAGGCCGCGTCGGAATATATGAAGTAGTTAAAAACACGCCAGCCCTGCAGCGGATTATCATGGAGGAAGGCAACTCCATCGATATTTCTGTGCAAATGCGCAAGGACGGTTTCAACGACCTGCGCACATCCGCTCTACTGAAGGCAATGCAAGGCATTACCAGCCTTGAAGAAGTCAACCGAGTGACCAAGGATTAA
- a CDS encoding prepilin-type N-terminal cleavage/methylation domain-containing protein — MKSLKKQKGFTLIELMIVIAIIGILAAIAIPQFNEYRQRANDTSAVADVKNNITSIIASLN; from the coding sequence ATGAAGTCTCTCAAGAAACAAAAAGGTTTTACCCTGATCGAGCTGATGATTGTAATCGCCATTATCGGCATTCTGGCTGCTATCGCTATTCCTCAGTTTAATGAATATCGTCAGCGTGCGAATGATACCTCTGCTGTTGCTGATGTTAAGAACAACATCACTTCCATTATCGCTTCGTTGAACTGA